TGGGTCATATGGCTTGAGCCGGCTCACCTGCTGGTCTCCGTGCGCCGCGCTCTTGCTGCGCATTCGGCGGCGGTGCATTTCCTCGACCGGTTGGCCTCCTGGGATCCTGCTGTTGGTGGTTGTCGTATGCCTGGTCCTGTGCATTTTGCGCTTGTCGTGGTGGTGGCCGGCGCCCTTGGGATTGTGGAGGTTGTCTCCCATAACCGTCATTGTAGCCAgcttgttgtcgttgttgttgttgctgctgctgttggtgttggtgttggtgttgttgttggtgttggtgttgctgctgttgttggtgttgctgctgctgcgcatTTCCATGTCCGGCCTGCGGATCATTGTAGTAGCCATCACCCCATCCATGCTGCTCGTATCCATGCTGATCGTAGCTGTAATCGTAGTACTGCTGGTCGTACTGGCTGTCGTAGCCTGCATACTGCTGCTGTCCCTGGTCGTaatgttgttgctgctgtcgCGCCTGCACGCGGCCGTcatactgctgctgctgccgctgctgctgctgccgctgctgctgctgctgtgccATCGTGGGCGAGGTGCGTTATCGTATACCGTGTTCAGCAAAGCCACATGCACCGGGCACGCGCGTCATCTATCGTGGAGTAGTGCGTGCGGATCGCGCCCGTAACGGCGGGGACCTGTGGCTTTAAAGCCTGCGCTTGGACGTGACTCTCCTCGACAAGGAAACCAAAGGTTGAAGAAGCTTGGGGCTAGGAGGGTGGACACTGCCAGCAAGGTTGCGTGGTACTTGGCAGGGGTCTTAATTTAAAGAAGGCCGCGGACGGCAGACGGGAGGGATCCGCTGATTTAACGTCTGCAGCTATGACAAGGCGTTTGCTGGCAGCGAACAACGTGGAGGTAGTCAGATGTTGTACCCTTGGGCGCGGTTTCAGGCGCCACTGGTGTCACGGCTGTGCTTGAGACGAAGAAGTGGATGCGTCCGTGCCTTGAAGCAAGTGGAAGGGCAGTCGAGTGTCGCGACGTGGGGAACCTTTGGAGATTACAATCAGACAAAGATTCGTGCGACCTCAGCACGACCAGACGAAGAGAACAGATGAGGAATGTAGAGAGGTTGAAGAGCATACGCAGTTTGTACCATCACGATCCAAGTGCCCCTCTAGTTTCAGCTGCGCCTGTCAAGCCTTGCATTCGTCCACCTCGAGCATGCTTTGCACGACGACGGTCGCAGAGGTAGCCGCTGCAAACACAGACCACCCACTGAGATGTGCCAATGACAGTCTGCAAGGCCCTGAGACCATCGAATGCTGATCGGAACGCTCGTGGTCTCATGCAGCAGGGGTGCAAGCGTCGGGTGGGGCGGACGGCCAAGGACTCCAGCAGCGCCAGCGCCATCACATTGGATAATCGTGGCGCAGTTGCGCCACAGCTAACTCTTCTGGACCGATGATATCGATCATCGCCTTCTCCAAGACTTGGGCTTCGACAACAGCAACCTTGCCATTCCAGCCACGACAGCTTGTCCCTTTCTGACCGACTTCGATAGGTACATCCTTTGCCGAATCGCTCTGACACTGCAATCCTCGCAACAACTGCCAACATGCCTGGAATGGGGACATACATAAAGGCCATCTCGGCGTACGTCCAGGTTTCTGCTGCACCCCCCAGCTTCCAGACTAACGTGCCATAGAGGCGCAGTACTCGTTATCGGAGGCCCGGCACTGGTCATGTGGGTGACGCCGACCGAGGAAGAGATATTCAAGGTAAAGCATTCGCCACGTGCAACACGACGCAACTAACGCCTCCCAGGCCTACAGCCCTGAACTCCAGAAGAAGGCACTGGCCAACAGGGAACAGCGCCAGAAGGACTTCGATGGCTTTGTGAACCAGCTGAAGGACTTGTCCAAGTCAGAGAAGCCGAGTACGTGCACGAACTTGCTTCATCACCAAAGCCTGAAAGATGCCCACTAACGTACACAGTTTGGATCGCACAGAAAGAGCACGATGCCAAGCGATCGTTGGCAGAGCAGCAGCGACTGAGGGAGGAGAGAGACGCGTATGCAGCGGATAGCAGAAGACTGCAGCAAGAGATCAGGAACGCTTCGCAATGAGCTCAGCCCTGGTGCTGGCGGCGTCATCTTCTTTTTGTGTAAGAGTGCATCTGTATGAGTACGAGACCGAACGAAATCTACCCTTCGCCTCACATAGGGTCCATAGTGACCTCGCCTGATCGCTGCGCACTGGATCCCAAGCTCTGATCAAGTCACAGCACCCAGGGAGCGACAGCAGACTCGTATTACCAGAGGTCCGATGCTTGTGCATTTGCAGGTATCGAGTCTCGCGAACACGTTCTTCGGAGCGACATGCTGTGCAGGTTGTGGAGCGCCGGCCTCGTGACCATTTCCAGTCTCGACGCGCCTTGAACGTTCCCGCATGCTCCACACCACACCCCACCACCGCCGTCACAGCTGCACCCAATGCCCAGCGATGCACAAGCCCCCGTGAAGCTCTCGTTGCCTCTTGTACCTGCAGCCGTCCTTTTGGCCTCAGGTCTCGCTGATGACATCATAGGAATTCCAGCAAGACATCTTCAAAGAGCTGCGCGAAGAGGATGAGCTCGTCCTGCTCGCGCGCGGCCTCGGCCTGTTGCGCATAGTCACGAACCTCCTCCACTCCTACGATGCTGCCGGCAACAACCTCATCCTGCTCGTCGGCGCAGATGAGCGCGAGAATGTCTGGATCGGCGAGGCGCTCGCTGAGCATGCAGCCGTCAGCCAGGCGCCGAAGTGCCGAGGGCTGAGCCTGGTCAACACAGACCTGATGAGCGTAGGGACACGTGAGAAGATGTACGCGCAAGGCGGCATCTTCAGCATCACATCGCGCATTCTCATTGTGGACTTTCTGTCGGGGCTGCTCAACCCGGAGACGGTGACGGGCTTGGTGGTGCTGCATGCTGAGAAGGTGGTCGCAACGTCGCTCGAGGCATTCATTCTGAGGATATACCGGCAGAAGAACAAGGCGGGCTTCCTGAAGGCGTTCTCAGACACACCGGAGCCCTTCACCATGGGCTACTCGCCGCTCACGAACATGATGAAGAACCTCTTTCTGCAGAAGCCGGCTCTGTATCCGAGGTTCCATGTTTCAGTCGCCAACTCGCTGGAAGGGCGGAAGAAAGCAGAAGTCATTGAGCTGGAAGTGCCCATGACAGATGCTATGCAGGACATACAGAACGCGGTGCTCGAGTGCGTGGAAGCTAGCATCAGCGAGCTCAAGAAGGCGAACCCTGGACTCGAAGTCGAGGACTGGACGTTGGACAGCGCACTGCACAAAAACTTCGATCAGATCATCAGACGGCAGCTGGATCCTGTCTGGCATCGTACAACGTTCAAGACGCGCCAGGTTGTTCGCGACCTGTCGTTGCTCCGTACGATCCTGCACGCGCTGCTCACCTACGACGCGGTCAGCTTCAACAAGTACCTCGACACCGTCCTAGCAGCATCACAGCCACCACCAGGCTCGACGAAACAGAACCAATCGCCGTGGCTCTTTCTCGATGCTGCTGATACCATCTTCAGCACCGCAAAACGAAGGGTGTATACTGGCAAGGTTACCAACGCTGAGCTGGCAGGAGACGCTAACGTCGCTCCGGAAGCTCTAGAGCCTGTTCTCGAAGAATTCCCAAAGTGGGCACAGCTTGCCGAGATTCTGCGGGAGATTGAACAGGATGCGTACTTCAACCCCACCCCTCAAGATAGCTCTAATGGCTCCATCTTGATCATGTGCGGCGACCACGGCACTTGTTCGCAGCTGAGAGAGTATCTCCAGACCATGTATGTCAGATCTGAAGAGGCTACCAACGAGGAtgaggacgacgaggagccGTCTGGCAAATTCATGATGAGGCGGAAGCTTCGCAACTACCTCTCATGGAAACGTGATTTCAGCAAAGTCAGCTCCACTCTATTCCAGGAGAACCAAAAGACCATCAATGGCAGCACGGATCAGAAAGTCCAGAGTGGCGAGACATCGGGGAAACCACCTCCCAACAAGCGGCGACGTATTAGGGGAGGCGGCAACACTGCGACGTCTACCCGAAACGACTTTGGTGCTGTGCGGACCGCAGGAGACAAAGACGCACACATTGCAAGCCTCATGGCTGAGCTCCAGCCCACGGAGCTAGAAGCTGCGCAGAAACCTGGCGAAGTGGGTTACGATCCGCTCGACAACATGGAAGACTACTACGAGCTCTTCTCGATGGACTCGGCTATCGTCATCCACCCGTACTCTGGCGATCTTGATGAGCACATTCTCGAGGAAACGAAACCGCGATACGTGGTCATGTACGAGCCCGATGCCGCCTTCATCCGGCGTATCGAAGTCTACCGTTCGTCACACACGGACCGCACCGTCAAGGTATTCTTCATGTACTATGGCGGCAGCGTGGAGGAGCAACGCTACCTCTCCGCTGTCCGCCGCGAGAAGGATGCCTTTACGCGCCTTATCAAGGAGCGCGCAAACATGGCCCTCACTTTGAACACGAACGCGAACATCGCCCCCGAAGAGACCTTCCTCCGCACAATCAACACCAGGATAGCAGGCGGTGGTCGCCTGACCGCAACCACAGAACCGCCGCGCGTTGTCGTTGATGTGCGCGAGTTTCGCTCTTCACTCCCCTCGTTACTACACGGACGCTCCATGGTCATTGTGCCATGCATGCTGACGGTCGGCGACTACGTACTCAGCCCGCAGATATGCATCGAGCGCAAATCCGTCCGCGACCTCATCGGCTCGTTTGCCAACGGACGGCTGTACAACCAAGTCGAGTCCATGACAGAGCACTACAAGCACCCGATGCTGCTCATCGAATTCGACGCCAACAAATCCTTCACCCTGGAGCCCTTTGCCGACTTCAGCTCCGCAGGCGCCAACACGTCCGGACTCGCGGCCGCCCCGGATCTGCAGGGCAAGCTCGTCATGCTGACCCTCGCTTTCCCCCGCCTGCGCATCATCTGGTCGAGCAGCCCGTACCAGACGGCGGAGATCTTCGCCGAGCTGAAGAAGCAGCAGGACGAGCCTGATCCGCTCAAGGCCGTCTCGCTCGGCCTTGATCCCAGCATGGGCGGCGACGAGATGAGGTCGTTCAATCAGACGACGCAGGATATGCTGCGCACGCTGCCGGGCGCAAGTGAGAGTATCGTCACGACGCTGATGCTGCGGGTGGAGAATCTAGAGGAGCTGGCTAACATGTTGGAGCGGGAGGTTTGCTGGCTTATTGGGACGGATGTGGGGAGGCGGGTGTATCGGTTCTTCAATCGCAGCGTGTATGAGGATGTGCAAATGCCGACGTTCAGCTAGCAGAAAAGAACAGTCAAGGTGAGAAGTGTTGGAAAGGGGTATGCATGTATTCATTCGTCTATCCCATATTGTCGCCgccgtcgtcatcgtcgtcgtcgtcgtcgtccaaCTGTCCACCGCCGCTCCAAAGTAGCACTTTTCCACCATCCATGTCCATCCGCCCGCTCGCGAGAAGCAGCATTTGAGCAGCTCAGTCCCGTGCACTCGCACAGCAGCCGAGACAGCATGGCGGAACCCAAACGTCCTCCATCGGTGCACGACGTGGCAACAGGCTTAGATGTCGTCAATGTCAATCTCCTTCTTGCCGGTGCCGTCAGCCTCGTCCGAGTCGGAGTCGTCGCGGTCCTCGTCGAACTCGAAGCCGATGCCCTCGTCGCCCTGGTCGCCGTACGTGTCTGTCTCGTTGATCTTTGCATTCTCGGGGAGCTCGCCGTAGGCTTTTAACGAACGGGCCTCGTCGGCtgtgaagaagaagaagaagaagattagCAGCCACGCGCATTATACCAGACGACGAGTCTGAGTGTGAAGTCTGGAGTGTGAAGTCTGGAGTGTGAAGTCTGGGTTGTGAAGTCTGGAGTGTAAAGTTTGGGTTGTGGAGTCTGGAGTGTAAAGTCTGGGTTGTAGGAAATGGCAACGTACCAGAGTACTTCATGATGACGTCGCCCTTCTCGTCCTGGTAGTCTCGCAGCGACAGGAGGATGATGTCGCCCTGGTTGATCCAGACCTTCTTCCTCAGCTTGCCGCGAATATGCGCAAGGCGACGCGCGCCGTCGAAGCACTGCGCCTCCAGACGGCCGTTGCCCAGCATCTTGACGACCTGCGCGTACTCCTGGCCCTCCTCCTTGAACACGAGCTCGCGCTTCTCGTTGTCGTTCTCGTTCTTTCCACGTCTCCTGTTCTTACCACCCTGCGACGTGTGAGTAGGCGCTCAAAAGGGCAGCTGCTCAGCGCGGGGCAGCCCCTCCAGAAACTGGCAGCGGCAAGAGGACTACGCACCTTTCCCTTGTTCTTGGGCATGCTGGCGACTGTTTCGGTGTTGGGTTCCAAGTCGTCGGGGGGGTGTGGTGTGTGTGCCTGGGGGCGGCAGGTTGTGGTATTCTGTCCACAGGTGCGTGGCGGGTGTTGGATGTTGGGTCATCGCCGTGTGGGCCTCTCAGCTGTGCGCGCTTGCTTGCTTCGGTTAGCACGCCTCCCGAGCAAATACTTGATAGAAACAGCACTAGTAGTGATTGCCCAGACGATGTCATTGCACATGATTCCAGACATTCTGATTGATTCACTGCAGAGCGCGCGCGCCCTAACCGCATACGCTCTTTACTCCACTCCACTCCACTCCCCCAGCAGAGCAACAGAATCAGGGCATGAAGGCAGTCGCCCACCGCCTCTCCAAAGTGAAGCTCAAGACGTTCAAAGTCAGCTACTCGCCCACCTACACAAGCTACATCATCAACCACATCGCAGCGAACCCCTCGCACCCCCTCTACCTCGTGCAGCGCCGCCGCAAGCAGGAGCTCAAAAAGGAAGGCCTGTGGTGGCACGCGACCAATGGCATCGACATCTCAAAGTCCGGCTGTGTGAGGACTTGGGCCCGGCGACGTCTGCGCCAGGCGTTTGTGGAGGAGCTGAAGCAGAAGGGGTACGATGAGACGGGCAAACTCGTCGACGCCGCTGCAATGCAAGACCGAAGAGACGTGATGAACGTCGTGAGGTTGGGCAAGAGTGTTGACCTGACCGGGAGCCTGAGGATGCACGGTGTAGGGCCACTCATACCCGCAAAGTTTGAGACTGTGAAGGACGAGGTGCGCGGCGTCATCGACGCGCTGATACAGAGTGCTGTCGACACTGCGTTGGGGCTTGCTGGCGAGGGTGAGAAGAGCAGTGGGCTTGGGCAAAGGTCGGCGCGCGCTGGAGCTCCTGAGCAGGCTCGCAGACCGCAGGAGAGGAGGCCGTTAGCTGTGCCGTCGGGGCCTAGAAAGAAGCTGCATGTCACGGCAGAGCCGTCGCGGATGAAACCGCAGACAGCGTCTTCTGGACGTCAGACTCGCACCCGAGGCCCGCCTCCTGGGTCTGTCGAGAGAGGAACTGCATCCAAGCCTCTGCAGACGAAACCACAAACGAATGCCACAAACCAGCCGGAAACAGCCAGGACCACACATGATGCGCACAGACAGTCTCCAGCTCGCACCGCGCCTCCACGGGCTCGCGTTCGAAGGTCAGTCACAGAACTGGATCGTGGAACAGGATTGCGCATTATATCGAAAAACCGCAGTGGATGAATTGTATGGCGACATGGTCCTCCTACCAAGACTTAATCTAGAACTTCTCCGCAGCCGGTCGCATGTCGAGTTCGTGGGTCCACAGGCACGGCTTCTGGTTATGCAGCCACAGATACGTCTCTCCAACAGCATCAGCGCTCATCTTCTTACCAATCTTCTGGTCCTCGCCGTCCTTGTCCTCGATACCCCCGTTGGCGATGGTATGCACTACATGCACGCCCTTCTCGCTCAGCTCCCTCGCGAGTGTCTGCGCCAGCTGTCGGACAGAAGCGCGTCCAGCGCCGTAGGCAGCGAACTGCGCACTGCACCGCAGCGCACCGAGTGTGCCGGTGAAGATGAGTGTCTTGGAACAGTCAGCCATAACTCTTTTTTCTCAGCATGGAAGACTCACTCCCTTCTTCTCTCCGCCCTCCGCTAGAGCCTTCTCCCCATGATCGGCATAGAACCTCTTGATACTCTCCTGCGCAAACGTAAAAGCACCACCAACATACTCCTCCAAGCTGCCCTCAAACTCCTCCCTTGTCTCCTCGAGAAACGGCTTCTTGGACGAGTGCTTGACGCTGTACACCGCCACCTCCGCCTTCAGACCCGCGAAGCTCTTGTGCGCCTTGATGTCCCGAAACGCCTTCTCGATCGCCGCCTTGGACGTGTCCGACGGAAAAGCCTCGAGCACAGCGTCCGGCGACGTCTTACGAACAGTGGAGATGACCGATTCGAGCGATTCGGGACGCCGCGCCAGCAGCGCAACGGCTAGGTTACCGTGCGAGGGCGACGAGAGAATGCGCGCGATTCCAGTGCCCTGTGAGCTTGTCAGTAGTGCTTTCTTAGCTACACGCTGTCTACACTTCAATGCAACGCATACCGTGTTAGGCCCCGCGCCGATCAGAATCGCAAGTCCCTTGGGTGCCATGATTGTCTAGTCTCTCTCGTCTTTGGCAATGCTTTACTATGGGTGTCTGGGTGAGGTCCAGGGCGCTGGAGTCTTGCGTAAGAAAAGCACAACAGGAATCGAGCAGCAACGGGCATGGGTAGGGTACTATGTATTTGTCAATCTAGCTACATGTCGTCGATCGCTGGTTGCGCAATTGCATCATCGTTGCCGCTGCTGCAGTGCGCTGACCGCTAGCGCTTGGACGCTGTTGCTCTGCTATGTGGGTGGGTGGGTCTGCTGCGTGCTGCAAGGTATTGTTTTCGCTTTTCCGAGCAACGTGAATTGATCTGCTCTTTCAGGCTCTTGGTGCCGTGGCGGCGCAATGCTACTCGCGGGTTGGGTGACGTAGGAGACGAGGTGGAAAACCTGGGGTATCGATA
Above is a genomic segment from Ascochyta rabiei chromosome 10, complete sequence containing:
- a CDS encoding Translation initiation factor 1A, whose protein sequence is MPKNKGKGGKNRRRGKNENDNEKRELVFKEEGQEYAQVVKMLGNGRLEAQCFDGARRLAHIRGKLRKKVWINQGDIILLSLRDYQDEKGDVIMKYSADEARSLKAYGELPENAKINETDTYGDQGDEGIGFEFDEDRDDSDSDEADGTGKKEIDIDDI
- a CDS encoding Assembly factor cbp4, which translates into the protein MPGMGTYIKAISAGAVLVIGGPALVMWVTPTEEEIFKAYSPELQKKALANREQRQKDFDGFVNQLKDLSKSEKPIWIAQKEHDAKRSLAEQQRLREERDAYAADSRRLQQEIRNASQ
- a CDS encoding DNA repair protein RAD16 produces the protein MPSDAQAPVKLSLPLEFQQDIFKELREEDELVLLARGLGLLRIVTNLLHSYDAAGNNLILLVGADERENVWIGEALAEHAAVSQAPKCRGLSLVNTDLMSVGTREKMYAQGGIFSITSRILIVDFLSGLLNPETVTGLVVLHAEKVVATSLEAFILRIYRQKNKAGFLKAFSDTPEPFTMGYSPLTNMMKNLFLQKPALYPRFHVSVANSLEGRKKAEVIELEVPMTDAMQDIQNAVLECVEASISELKKANPGLEVEDWTLDSALHKNFDQIIRRQLDPVWHRTTFKTRQVVRDLSLLRTILHALLTYDAVSFNKYLDTVLAASQPPPGSTKQNQSPWLFLDAADTIFSTAKRRVYTGKVTNAELAGDANVAPEALEPVLEEFPKWAQLAEILREIEQDAYFNPTPQDSSNGSILIMCGDHGTCSQLREYLQTMYVRSEEATNEDEDDEEPSGKFMMRRKLRNYLSWKRDFSKVSSTLFQENQKTINGSTDQKVQSGETSGKPPPNKRRRIRGGGNTATSTRNDFGAVRTAGDKDAHIASLMAELQPTELEAAQKPGEVGYDPLDNMEDYYELFSMDSAIVIHPYSGDLDEHILEETKPRYVVMYEPDAAFIRRIEVYRSSHTDRTVKVFFMYYGGSVEEQRYLSAVRREKDAFTRLIKERANMALTLNTNANIAPEETFLRTINTRIAGGGRLTATTEPPRVVVDVREFRSSLPSLLHGRSMVIVPCMLTVGDYVLSPQICIERKSVRDLIGSFANGRLYNQVESMTEHYKHPMLLIEFDANKSFTLEPFADFSSAGANTSGLAAAPDLQGKLVMLTLAFPRLRIIWSSSPYQTAEIFAELKKQQDEPDPLKAVSLGLDPSMGGDEMRSFNQTTQDMLRTLPGASESIVTTLMLRVENLEELANMLEREVCWLIGTDVGRRVYRFFNRSVYEDVQMPTFS